TCCGGAGTGCCGGGGGAGACCCGGCAGTACCTGCACGGCGACCTCTTCGACATCCAGTGGGACGAGTTCGAGAACAACGACAACATCGTGCTCACCCACCTCGTCGCGATCGACGACTCGCCGCGCTTCTCGGCTCGCGAAGCCGCTGCGCTCATCGCCGGGCTGCAGTATCTCTCTGCCCTGCCTGAGAACGGCGACCGCGACGCCATAGCCACGCTGATGGCCAAGCTCACCCGGTCCTCAACCGGCGCTCCCAGCCAACTCGCGGTCTCCCGCACCGACTCGGATGTGGCGATCTCCATCATCCAGGCTGCCGTGCGCGCGGGCACCCAGGTCGAGTTCGACTACCTCAATGCCCGCGGCACCGCCGAGCACCGCTGCGTCGATCCGCTGCGGATCGAATCCGTCGACAACGACTGGTACCTGCGCGGCTGGTGCCACCTCAGGGAGGCGATGCGCACCTTCCGGCTGGACCGGATGAGCCGGCTGCGCTCCACCGACGTGCCCGCCTTGCCGCACGACGAGTCCGTGCTGCTGCCCGACGCGCTCTTCCAGGGATCCGCGGACGACCTCACCGTCACGATCGAGCTGCCCGCCTCCGCGGTCGGCCTGCTGGCGGATTACGGCCCCGTGCCCACCGGCTCCGGACCCACCGGCGCGGCGGCGGCGGACGCACTCAGCACGGTGCAGCTTCGGGTGTCGCATTACCACGGCCTCAAACGCCTGGCCGCGGGCCTGGCCGGCGTCGTCCGGGTGGTCGACCCCGGGCCCGCCCGGCAGACCGTGGCCGACTGGGCCGCCGCCGGCGTGGCCCGCTATGAGGCCGAGTCCTCGTCGGAGGTCCCGGTGACGGACGGGAGCCACGCGTGATCCCGGTGTGGGCGTGGATCCTGATCTGGACCGTTCTGGCGCTCGCCCTGCTCGGCATGCTCGCCTGGTTCGCCGTGCGCCTGTTCCGCAAGCTCATGGGAACCCTCGGCGCGCTCGAGGACCTCGGCGACCAGGTGGCCGCACTCGACCTGGATACGATGCCGCCGCGGGCGGCTTTCCATCCGGCCGTGTTCCAGGACCGCAGAGAACTCAGTCTGGCCCGCGAGCAGGCCAGGATCGAGCGGGTCCTCCGCCGCGCCCAGCGGCGGGATCTCTCAGTCAGCCGGGGTAAACTACTGCAACACACTCCCTACAAGCCAGAGGATCGACCCACATGTTGAGCAATCTGACCGGATGGCACTTCCTGATCATCCTCGTCGTCATCCTGCTGTTGTTCGGTGCGCCGAAACTGCCCGGTCTCGCGCGCAGCCTCGGCCAGTCGATGAAGATCTTCAAGAACGAAATCAAGAGCGACACCGTCGACGAGCCCGCAGACCCGGCCGCCGCTCCGGCACGGCCCGAGTCCGTGGACGGCACGACACGGCCCGTCGGCCCGGGCGACCAGACGAAGCCGTAGTCCGGTGGCCGTACGCACCACGAAGCGTGCGAAGCGCGGCGGCACTATGTCGCTCGGACAGCACCTGCTCGAGCTTCGCAAGCGCCTGTTCCGGGCCGCCGCGGGAATCGTCGTCGGCGGCGTCATCGGGTGGATGCTCTCCGAAGGCGTCTGGGATGCCCTGCGCCAGCCCATCTACGCCATCATCGAGGCGCAGAACCGTAACGCGCAGATCAACTACCCCGACATAACCTCGGCGTTCGACCTGCGCTTGAAGATCGCCTTCTACGTCGGTCTCGTCATATCGAGCCCGGTGTGGCTGTACCAGATCTTCGCGTTCCTGATGCCGGGGCTGACCCGGGGTGAGAAGAAGTACGTCTACGGTTTCGTGCTCACGGCCGTGCCTCTGTTCATCGCCGGCTGTGCGGCGGGCTGGTACGTGCTGCCCCAGATCGTCGGGCTCATGACGAGTTTCGCGCCGAAAGAGGATGCTGCGTTCATCAACGCGCAGAACTACCTGGACTTCACGCTCAAGCTCATGGTCGCGATCGGGATCGCCTTCGTCCTCCCGGTCTTCGTGGTGCTGCTGAACTTCGCCGGGGTGATCAGCGCCCAATCGATCATCAAGTCCTGGCGGGTCGCGGTCCTGGTGATCATCCTCTTCACGGCCATCGCCACCCCGGCCGCTGACGTCATCTCGATGTTCATGCTCGCGGTGCCCATGATCGTGCTGTATTTCTCTGCCTACGGAATCGCCGTCCTGCACGACCGGCGCGCCGACCGGCGCGCCCTTGCCCTCGAACGGGAGTTGGCGCGCTAGCGCACTACATGACAGATCTACAGTCGCCGGCCGAGCGGTACACCGCGGCCCGCCTCCGCGCCCAGACACCCAGACTGGAAGCCTTCCGGCGGGGCCTCAAGTTCGACCTGGACTCCTTCCAGCTCGCCGCCGGTGCGTCGCTCGAAGCCGGCAACAGCGTGCTTGTGGCAGCCCCGACCGGGGCCGGGAAGACCGTCGTGGCCGAATTCGCGATCTTCCTGGCCA
This is a stretch of genomic DNA from Cryobacterium soli. It encodes these proteins:
- a CDS encoding helix-turn-helix transcriptional regulator; translation: MTVKPVAFGATDKLTFLLSLVPFLMDHDRVSVSAVAEHFGVSPQRVRDAVNLIAMSGVPGETRQYLHGDLFDIQWDEFENNDNIVLTHLVAIDDSPRFSAREAAALIAGLQYLSALPENGDRDAIATLMAKLTRSSTGAPSQLAVSRTDSDVAISIIQAAVRAGTQVEFDYLNARGTAEHRCVDPLRIESVDNDWYLRGWCHLREAMRTFRLDRMSRLRSTDVPALPHDESVLLPDALFQGSADDLTVTIELPASAVGLLADYGPVPTGSGPTGAAAADALSTVQLRVSHYHGLKRLAAGLAGVVRVVDPGPARQTVADWAAAGVARYEAESSSEVPVTDGSHA
- the tatA gene encoding twin-arginine translocase TatA/TatE family subunit, yielding MLSNLTGWHFLIILVVILLLFGAPKLPGLARSLGQSMKIFKNEIKSDTVDEPADPAAAPARPESVDGTTRPVGPGDQTKP
- the tatC gene encoding twin-arginine translocase subunit TatC, whose translation is MSLGQHLLELRKRLFRAAAGIVVGGVIGWMLSEGVWDALRQPIYAIIEAQNRNAQINYPDITSAFDLRLKIAFYVGLVISSPVWLYQIFAFLMPGLTRGEKKYVYGFVLTAVPLFIAGCAAGWYVLPQIVGLMTSFAPKEDAAFINAQNYLDFTLKLMVAIGIAFVLPVFVVLLNFAGVISAQSIIKSWRVAVLVIILFTAIATPAADVISMFMLAVPMIVLYFSAYGIAVLHDRRADRRALALERELAR